A window of Methylobacterium bullatum genomic DNA:
TCCGGCGGGAGCTGTTCGGGATCCGGCCCCTCGACATCGTCCGCTACTCGGCCGCGGTGACGCTGATGTGGGCCTCGGTGGAGAAATGGGCCTATCCGCAATGGTCTTACCCGCTCTTCATCGAGCGCCCGGAACTGACGATGGGGTTCGATGGCGCCTTCTTCATGAAGGCCGCCGGCGCGGTGGAGTTCGCCCTCGCCTTCGCGCTGATCTGCACGCCGCTGGTGCGCCGCGTGTCGGCGATCATCCTCGCGGCGACCTTCGTCTCGGCGATCTTCGAGTTCGGCAAGGTCGACGCCATCGGCCATTCCCCGATCATCGTGGCGATGATCGCCATCGCCGCCGACGATGTCCGGGTTCCCCTGCGGGTCCGCCAGCTGGCGACCCTCCCCTTCGGATACGGGGCTGCCCTCGCCAGCTTCATCGGGCTCTATTACGGCGCCCATTCCGTACTGTCGGCGGCCGGGGCGCTGTAGCCCCGGGCCGGCATCCGGGACGCGTCGCGGTCAGTTGCCGTCGACGCGGACCGCCAGCTTCATCTTGGGGTGAATGCCGCACAGGACGGCGAAGGTCCCGCTCGCGGGGAAGACGATCTCGGCCTTGCCGCCGGGCTCCTGATCGCCGGAATCGTAGCGAAAATTCGGCGAGTCCACATAGGCGTGATGCAGGAGATCGCCGTCGTCGTTGACGATCTGAACGGTCTCCCCCTTCTTGATCACCAGCGCGCTCGGCTGGAACGCCCGGCCCTTCTGCGAGATGCGGTAGACCTGTCCCGCCGCCGCCGCATGGAGGGCGAAGGCGGCCACACCGCTTGCGACGAGGGCGAACGCGAGACCGAGTGAAGTGATGCGTCTCATGCCGTCCGCCGATACAAATTCGCCCTTTTGCATCCTTGCCGGTGCAAGTAAACAGGCTGTTAATTGGCCAAAATTTCCAAAGATTTCAAGCCCGACTTAACTATTGCAGGCGAAGAATTTACGATGGGCCGGATGAGACGAACTGGATGACATCTATCCACGGTTGGAAATCTGCCGAGGCAGGCGAGAGGAACTGGCCGAGGCCCATCACCGCGGTCGCCTCTTTCGCGGGCACCATCCGCGGCCGGATTCTGGTCGCCTTTCTCGTCATGAGTGCCATCACGGGCATCCTCGGATTGTCGGCGGCTTCGGGGATTCGCCGGGCCGACGAACTCGTGAGCCGGACTTTCGATCAGTCGCTCATGTCGATCAACTATGCGCGGGCCGCCGCCGCCGATTTCGCCAACATGCGCTCGCTGGAGGCCCGGCGGC
This region includes:
- the petE gene encoding Plastocyanin is translated as MQKGEFVSADGMRRITSLGLAFALVASGVAAFALHAAAAGQVYRISQKGRAFQPSALVIKKGETVQIVNDDGDLLHHAYVDSPNFRYDSGDQEPGGKAEIVFPASGTFAVLCGIHPKMKLAVRVDGN